One window from the genome of Nicotiana tomentosiformis chromosome 5, ASM39032v3, whole genome shotgun sequence encodes:
- the LOC104117579 gene encoding uncharacterized protein, with the protein MEEGETGLLQTTSKEALSSGYSIHENSAEIKKIKSALTWVFLDQSNIWRAGLSWSLFFILTIGVPLVSHFVFACESCDSMHQRPFDAVVQVSLSLFATLSFVSLSAFSRKYGIRRFLFLDKLYEDSEKVQQEYTQQLHRSMKILSAFVLPSFIAESIYKIWWFSSGGTQIPYLYNAALSNTLVCILLMCSWLYRISISFLVCVLFRLICCLQILRLEEFAQVFERESDVATIMIEHLRIRRNLRVISHRFRVFILSTLILVTISQFLALLLTTEPSSTVNIFTAGELALSSITLVTGLFMCLRSAAKITHKAQAVTSLAAKWHACATISSFDDMDNETPTAQSATPQVVYPINSSWDTDEEGDGDDVLDNTNMVPVHAHTISYQKRQALVSYFEHNRAGITVYGFMLDRTWLHTIFAIQLSLTLWILNKTIGIS; encoded by the exons ATGGAAGAAGGTGAAACAGGATTATTACAAACTACTAGCAAAGAAGCACTTTCTTCAGGATATTCAATACATGAAAATTCAGCAGAAATCAAGAAAATTAAATCAGCTCTTACTTGGGTTTTTCTTGATCAATCAAATATATGGAGAGCTGGTCTTTCTTGgtcattattttttattttaacaattgGGGTTCCATTAGTTTCTCATTTTGTATTTGCTTGTGAAAGCTGTGATTCTATGCATCAAAGGCCATTTGATGCTGTCGTTCAAGTTTCTCTTTCACTTTTTGCAACTTTGTCTTTTGTTAGTCTCTCTGCTTTTTCTAGGAAATATGGGATTAGAAGATTTCTGTTTCTTGATAAATTGTATGAAGATAGTGAAAAGGTTCAACAAGAATATACTCAGCAGCTACAT AGGTCGATGAAGATCCTGTCAGCTTTTGTTCTCCCTTCTTTTATTGCTGAGAGTATATACAAAATCTGGTGGTTTTCTTCAGGGGGAACCCAAATTCCTTACCTGTACAATGCCGCTTTGAGCAATACTCTCGTATGCATATTGCTAATGTGTTCCTGGCTCTACCGGATATCAATTTCCTTCCTTGTATGTGTCCTATTCCGGTTAATATGCTGCCTTCAGATCCTTAGATTGGAAGAATTTGCTCAAGTTTTCGAGAGAGAATCTGATGTCGCGACGATCATGATAGAGCATCTGCGAATAAGAAGAAATCTTCGTGTCATTAGCCACCGGTTCAGAGTCTTCATTTTGTCAACTCTCATACTAGTTACCATAAGTCAGTTTCTTGCGTTGCTTCTTACAACTGAGCCTAGCTCCACTGTAAACATATTTACAGCTGGTGAGCTTGCG TTGAGCTCAATTACTTTGGTAACTGGACTTTTCATGTGCTTGCGTAGTGCAGCAAAGATCACACACAAAGCACAAGCTGTGACATCACTTGCAGCCAAATGGCATGCTTGTGCAACGATCAGCTCCTTTGATGACATGGATAATGAGACTCCCACGGCTCAGAGTGCGACGCCTCAGGTTGTATACCCTATCAATTCCAGTTGGGACACTGACGAGGAAGGAGACGGAGATGATGTTTTGGACAACACAAATATGGTGCCAGTTCATGCCCATACGATATCTTACCAGAAGAGACAAGCACTAG TGTCATACTTTGAGCACAACAGAGCTGGAATCACAGTATATGGATTCATGTTAGATAGGACATGGCTTCATACAATTTTTGCAATTCAGCTGTCTCTTACACTCTGGATACTGAATAAGACAATTGGTATTTCGTAA
- the LOC104117588 gene encoding non-specific lipid-transfer protein P5-like, which yields MGRSIFVFGFVVLALIIAISSVNGNECPNTIVKLLPCKGFLMGKGDISVPCCNGVKGLMKILATNDNDLKLKNVCECLKKEALSIGVVQERAEQIPHLCNINISLPIGPNVDCKT from the coding sequence ATGGGTCGTTCAATTTTTGTTTTCGGGTTCGTGGTTTTAGCTCTAATTATTGCAATTAGTTCTGTTAATGGCAATGAATGTCCAAATACCATTGTTAAGCTTTTGCCATGCAAGGGGTTTTTAATGGGAAAAGGTGATATTAGTGTTCCTTGTTGCAATGGTGTTAAGGGATTAATGAAAATATTAGCTACTAATGATAATGATTTGAAGCTTAAAAATGTATGTGAATGTCTCAAGAAAGAAGCTTTGTCTATTGGAGTAGTTCAAGAGAGAGCTGAGCAAATTCCTCACCTTTGCAATATTAATATTTCTCTTCCTATTGGTCCCAATGTCGATTGCAAAAcgtaa